Proteins found in one Aethina tumida isolate Nest 87 chromosome 1, icAetTumi1.1, whole genome shotgun sequence genomic segment:
- the LOC109596401 gene encoding nuclear factor interleukin-3-regulated protein isoform X2: MPMHAENGLIFSPPPDVLKQRIMVAEFVGRGQSGSPINGEIPQLNSNMPSSHGRDMQENSDNYNNPAYKMNGVNHKDLFGQRKQREFTPDNKKDDSYWDRRRRNNEAAKRSREKRRYNDMVLEQRVVELTKENAILKAQLEAIKEEYGICGDSVVCVEKVLANLPTNDQVISLTKRSKISHPSPSLLFSPNPIPTPVIHQPVLGSPPPQALPHSHSILHPPPSHMETPYREPADYHHGYHYQPYHPTLYHDSNSALNLSRSRSRGQSPFEVSSNSGDESAPVALTTTEANASLPLKLRHKSHLGDKDAASALLSLQNIKQEPGPRASPPWDAEGSSDERDSGISLGAEWTASQAAATLQTLQKQSQLHASIQDNENSEPTDKQTHNLHSEIVRLSTEVEHLKSFIKDKEAHH; this comes from the exons ATGCCAATGCACGCCGAAAATGGATTAATTTTTTCGCCGCCACCCG ATGTTCTAAAGCAGCGTATAATGGTTGCCGAATTCGTGGGTAGAGGCCAGAGTGGTTCCCCAATTAATGGTGAAATTCCACAGCTGAATTCAAACATGCCATCTAGTCACGGCCGAGACATGCAAGAAAACTCAGACAACTACAAcaacccagcttacaaaatgAACGGGGTCAACCATAAAGACCTGTTCGGTCAAAGGAAGCAAAGGGAGTTCACCCCCGACAACAAAAAGGATGACAGCTACTGGGACAGGCGCCGCAGGAACAACGAGGCCGCCAAAAGGTCCCGCGAAAAGAGGCGCTACAACGACATGGTGCTGGAACAGAGAGTAGTAGAACTGACTAAAGAGAACGCCATTTTGAAAGCCCAACTGGAAGCGATCAAGGAGGAATACGGAATCTGCGGCGACAGCGTCGTGTGCGTCGAAAAGGTCTTGGCCAACTTACCAACCAACGACCAAGTGATCAGTCTCACCAAACGTTCAAAGATCTCCCACCCATCACCGTCGCTCCTGTTCTCCCCCAACCCGATACCGACGCCGGTCATCCACCAACCAGTGCTGGGATCACCGCCACCGCAAGCCTTGCCACACAGCCACAGCATCTTGCACCCACCCCCGTCCCACATGGAAACCCCCTACAGAGAACCGGCCGACTACCACCACGGCTACCACTACCAGCCCTACCACCCAACCCTCTACCACGACTCAAACAGCGCCCTAAACTTGTCCAGATCCCGCTCACGCGGCCAGTCCCCGTTCGAGGTGTCCAGCAATTCGGGCGACGAAAGCGCCCCGGTAGCCCTGACCACGACCGAAGCCAACGCCAGCCTACCGCTGAAGCTCAGACACAAGTCCCATCTCGGCGACAAGGACGCCGCCAGCGCCCTCCTGTCCCTGCAGAACATCAAGCAGGAGCCGGGACCGAGGGCCAGCCCGCCCTGGGACGCCGAAGGTTCCAGCGACGAGAGGGACTCCGGAATTTCGTTGGGCGCCGAGTGGACGGCCAGCCAGGCGGCCGCCACCCTTCAGACTCTCCAAAAACAATCTCAACTCCACGCCAGCATACAGGATAACGAGAACAGTGAACCGACAGATAAGCAAACACACAACCTGCATTCGGAGATCGTCCGGCTTTCGACGGAGGTCGAGCATCTGAAGTCGTTTATCAAAGACAAAGAAGCTCATCATTAG
- the LOC109596401 gene encoding nuclear factor interleukin-3-regulated protein isoform X1, with protein MNLGTQLGHYWNQYHLDVLKQRIMVAEFVGRGQSGSPINGEIPQLNSNMPSSHGRDMQENSDNYNNPAYKMNGVNHKDLFGQRKQREFTPDNKKDDSYWDRRRRNNEAAKRSREKRRYNDMVLEQRVVELTKENAILKAQLEAIKEEYGICGDSVVCVEKVLANLPTNDQVISLTKRSKISHPSPSLLFSPNPIPTPVIHQPVLGSPPPQALPHSHSILHPPPSHMETPYREPADYHHGYHYQPYHPTLYHDSNSALNLSRSRSRGQSPFEVSSNSGDESAPVALTTTEANASLPLKLRHKSHLGDKDAASALLSLQNIKQEPGPRASPPWDAEGSSDERDSGISLGAEWTASQAAATLQTLQKQSQLHASIQDNENSEPTDKQTHNLHSEIVRLSTEVEHLKSFIKDKEAHH; from the coding sequence ATGTTCTAAAGCAGCGTATAATGGTTGCCGAATTCGTGGGTAGAGGCCAGAGTGGTTCCCCAATTAATGGTGAAATTCCACAGCTGAATTCAAACATGCCATCTAGTCACGGCCGAGACATGCAAGAAAACTCAGACAACTACAAcaacccagcttacaaaatgAACGGGGTCAACCATAAAGACCTGTTCGGTCAAAGGAAGCAAAGGGAGTTCACCCCCGACAACAAAAAGGATGACAGCTACTGGGACAGGCGCCGCAGGAACAACGAGGCCGCCAAAAGGTCCCGCGAAAAGAGGCGCTACAACGACATGGTGCTGGAACAGAGAGTAGTAGAACTGACTAAAGAGAACGCCATTTTGAAAGCCCAACTGGAAGCGATCAAGGAGGAATACGGAATCTGCGGCGACAGCGTCGTGTGCGTCGAAAAGGTCTTGGCCAACTTACCAACCAACGACCAAGTGATCAGTCTCACCAAACGTTCAAAGATCTCCCACCCATCACCGTCGCTCCTGTTCTCCCCCAACCCGATACCGACGCCGGTCATCCACCAACCAGTGCTGGGATCACCGCCACCGCAAGCCTTGCCACACAGCCACAGCATCTTGCACCCACCCCCGTCCCACATGGAAACCCCCTACAGAGAACCGGCCGACTACCACCACGGCTACCACTACCAGCCCTACCACCCAACCCTCTACCACGACTCAAACAGCGCCCTAAACTTGTCCAGATCCCGCTCACGCGGCCAGTCCCCGTTCGAGGTGTCCAGCAATTCGGGCGACGAAAGCGCCCCGGTAGCCCTGACCACGACCGAAGCCAACGCCAGCCTACCGCTGAAGCTCAGACACAAGTCCCATCTCGGCGACAAGGACGCCGCCAGCGCCCTCCTGTCCCTGCAGAACATCAAGCAGGAGCCGGGACCGAGGGCCAGCCCGCCCTGGGACGCCGAAGGTTCCAGCGACGAGAGGGACTCCGGAATTTCGTTGGGCGCCGAGTGGACGGCCAGCCAGGCGGCCGCCACCCTTCAGACTCTCCAAAAACAATCTCAACTCCACGCCAGCATACAGGATAACGAGAACAGTGAACCGACAGATAAGCAAACACACAACCTGCATTCGGAGATCGTCCGGCTTTCGACGGAGGTCGAGCATCTGAAGTCGTTTATCAAAGACAAAGAAGCTCATCATTAG
- the LOC109596401 gene encoding nuclear factor interleukin-3-regulated protein isoform X3 has product MVAEFVGRGQSGSPINGEIPQLNSNMPSSHGRDMQENSDNYNNPAYKMNGVNHKDLFGQRKQREFTPDNKKDDSYWDRRRRNNEAAKRSREKRRYNDMVLEQRVVELTKENAILKAQLEAIKEEYGICGDSVVCVEKVLANLPTNDQVISLTKRSKISHPSPSLLFSPNPIPTPVIHQPVLGSPPPQALPHSHSILHPPPSHMETPYREPADYHHGYHYQPYHPTLYHDSNSALNLSRSRSRGQSPFEVSSNSGDESAPVALTTTEANASLPLKLRHKSHLGDKDAASALLSLQNIKQEPGPRASPPWDAEGSSDERDSGISLGAEWTASQAAATLQTLQKQSQLHASIQDNENSEPTDKQTHNLHSEIVRLSTEVEHLKSFIKDKEAHH; this is encoded by the coding sequence ATGGTTGCCGAATTCGTGGGTAGAGGCCAGAGTGGTTCCCCAATTAATGGTGAAATTCCACAGCTGAATTCAAACATGCCATCTAGTCACGGCCGAGACATGCAAGAAAACTCAGACAACTACAAcaacccagcttacaaaatgAACGGGGTCAACCATAAAGACCTGTTCGGTCAAAGGAAGCAAAGGGAGTTCACCCCCGACAACAAAAAGGATGACAGCTACTGGGACAGGCGCCGCAGGAACAACGAGGCCGCCAAAAGGTCCCGCGAAAAGAGGCGCTACAACGACATGGTGCTGGAACAGAGAGTAGTAGAACTGACTAAAGAGAACGCCATTTTGAAAGCCCAACTGGAAGCGATCAAGGAGGAATACGGAATCTGCGGCGACAGCGTCGTGTGCGTCGAAAAGGTCTTGGCCAACTTACCAACCAACGACCAAGTGATCAGTCTCACCAAACGTTCAAAGATCTCCCACCCATCACCGTCGCTCCTGTTCTCCCCCAACCCGATACCGACGCCGGTCATCCACCAACCAGTGCTGGGATCACCGCCACCGCAAGCCTTGCCACACAGCCACAGCATCTTGCACCCACCCCCGTCCCACATGGAAACCCCCTACAGAGAACCGGCCGACTACCACCACGGCTACCACTACCAGCCCTACCACCCAACCCTCTACCACGACTCAAACAGCGCCCTAAACTTGTCCAGATCCCGCTCACGCGGCCAGTCCCCGTTCGAGGTGTCCAGCAATTCGGGCGACGAAAGCGCCCCGGTAGCCCTGACCACGACCGAAGCCAACGCCAGCCTACCGCTGAAGCTCAGACACAAGTCCCATCTCGGCGACAAGGACGCCGCCAGCGCCCTCCTGTCCCTGCAGAACATCAAGCAGGAGCCGGGACCGAGGGCCAGCCCGCCCTGGGACGCCGAAGGTTCCAGCGACGAGAGGGACTCCGGAATTTCGTTGGGCGCCGAGTGGACGGCCAGCCAGGCGGCCGCCACCCTTCAGACTCTCCAAAAACAATCTCAACTCCACGCCAGCATACAGGATAACGAGAACAGTGAACCGACAGATAAGCAAACACACAACCTGCATTCGGAGATCGTCCGGCTTTCGACGGAGGTCGAGCATCTGAAGTCGTTTATCAAAGACAAAGAAGCTCATCATTAG